From a single Bryobacter aggregatus MPL3 genomic region:
- a CDS encoding SGNH/GDSL hydrolase family protein, which yields MHPASRLSLALFLVPLSLLAQQAATFTISGDWTLTVTPPAGSAQQIRVQPPIMMDVQAEAYSALPIFNPKNGGWLRGAQLKGVRVQETTSPHLLDKESFVLRSGPTANAAAFTRGVDYEIDLDWGTIGRLAGGHILPDQTVYASYRNAELRLDAVLLGPDGKVTIRTGQPKAAAPPLPAIQPGERHLGNVYLPGFISKLEPDHLFPILEKNYPETPSPKNQTITNLKKRLEAGQPLRILAWGDSVTDGSYLSDSNTQRWQEQFATRLRERYPKARIEMRTQAWGGRNTRSYLQEPAGSPHNYQETVLNLKPDLIISEFVNDAGLDPAQVEERYSKLLTDFKAIGAEWVILTPHYVRPDWMNLTRERDIDKDPRPYVAGLRQFAAKHDVALADASLRYGRLWRQGIPYNTLMLNAINHPNADGMRIFADALMALFQ from the coding sequence ATGCACCCAGCATCGCGGCTTAGCCTCGCCCTCTTCCTTGTGCCACTCAGCCTTCTGGCCCAGCAAGCGGCGACGTTTACAATCTCCGGGGACTGGACCCTCACCGTCACCCCACCGGCAGGATCGGCACAACAGATCCGTGTGCAGCCGCCCATCATGATGGACGTCCAGGCCGAGGCCTATTCGGCACTTCCCATATTTAATCCAAAGAACGGCGGATGGCTGCGCGGAGCACAGCTAAAGGGAGTCCGCGTGCAGGAGACCACCAGCCCGCACCTTCTCGACAAAGAGAGCTTTGTCCTCCGCTCCGGCCCCACCGCGAACGCCGCAGCGTTCACAAGAGGTGTCGACTACGAGATCGATCTTGACTGGGGCACCATCGGTCGTCTTGCGGGCGGGCACATTCTTCCGGACCAGACGGTCTATGCCAGTTATCGAAACGCTGAACTTCGCCTGGATGCGGTGCTGCTCGGCCCTGACGGTAAAGTGACCATCCGCACCGGGCAGCCCAAGGCGGCAGCGCCGCCGCTCCCGGCAATCCAACCCGGCGAGCGCCACCTTGGCAATGTCTATCTCCCAGGCTTCATCAGCAAGCTTGAGCCCGACCATCTCTTTCCGATTCTTGAGAAAAACTATCCCGAAACTCCCAGCCCCAAGAACCAAACCATCACAAACCTCAAGAAGCGTCTCGAAGCGGGACAGCCTCTGCGCATTCTGGCCTGGGGCGACAGCGTCACGGACGGATCCTATCTTTCTGATAGCAACACCCAACGCTGGCAGGAGCAATTTGCCACCCGGCTGCGCGAGCGATACCCCAAAGCCCGGATTGAGATGCGCACCCAAGCCTGGGGCGGCCGCAATACAAGAAGCTATCTCCAGGAACCTGCAGGCAGTCCGCACAATTACCAGGAGACCGTTCTGAATCTCAAGCCGGACCTGATCATTTCCGAGTTCGTCAACGATGCGGGTCTCGATCCAGCGCAGGTCGAGGAGCGCTATTCGAAACTGCTGACCGACTTCAAAGCGATCGGCGCCGAATGGGTCATACTCACACCCCACTATGTCCGTCCCGACTGGATGAACCTGACCCGCGAGCGCGACATCGACAAGGACCCGCGCCCCTATGTGGCTGGCCTGCGGCAATTCGCCGCCAAGCACGACGTTGCCCTCGCCGACGCCTCCTTGCGCTACGGCCGGCTGTGGCGTCAAGGCATTCCCTACAACACGTTGATGCTGAACGCCATCAATCACCCCAACGCGGACGGCATGCGGATCTTTGCCGATGCGCTGATGGCGCTATTTCAATAA
- a CDS encoding heparin lyase I family protein has product MKVLRRSALALALSSNLFWTTAPAAAKILFKADFETGDLSQWSQTGTRGQNATARNIEIVTDIVREGKYAAKFTIHEDDIFNPQQLRVQVGGPRVTVEEGSDTYMSFYLYMADPPKDRDNFFYWEGNPPPRYNNVMTWWVEPKEGGGTLIKYGTGNLGRNGTEWSADFSTGKWHHLAMHIRWSEDPSKGNTRLWFDGALVLDKKLKTKGPESVYFCQPGIHRSPHRPSVDSIYFDKFILADTLEEVMATSY; this is encoded by the coding sequence ATGAAAGTCCTGCGTCGCTCTGCTCTCGCCTTAGCGCTCTCGTCCAATCTGTTCTGGACAACTGCCCCTGCGGCAGCAAAGATCCTCTTCAAAGCCGATTTTGAAACCGGTGACCTGAGCCAATGGAGCCAAACCGGCACCCGTGGCCAGAATGCCACTGCAAGGAATATCGAGATCGTGACGGACATTGTTCGCGAAGGGAAATACGCCGCCAAGTTCACCATTCACGAAGATGACATCTTCAATCCCCAGCAATTGCGCGTACAAGTGGGAGGGCCAAGAGTCACGGTCGAGGAAGGCTCCGATACTTACATGTCCTTCTATCTCTATATGGCCGATCCCCCAAAGGACCGTGATAACTTCTTCTACTGGGAAGGCAATCCCCCGCCCCGCTATAACAACGTCATGACTTGGTGGGTGGAGCCCAAAGAAGGCGGCGGCACTCTCATTAAGTACGGAACCGGGAATCTCGGCCGCAATGGCACGGAATGGTCGGCAGACTTCAGCACAGGCAAATGGCATCATCTGGCGATGCACATTCGTTGGTCCGAGGACCCAAGCAAAGGCAACACGCGCCTTTGGTTCGATGGCGCGCTGGTGTTGGACAAGAAGCTGAAGACGAAAGGTCCGGAGTCTGTCTACTTCTGCCAGCCGGGCATCCATCGCAGCCCGCACCGCCCTTCCGTCGACAGCATCTACTTCGATAAGTTCATCCTCGCCGATACACTGGAGGAAGTAATGGCCACATCCTACTGA
- a CDS encoding catalase family protein, whose protein sequence is MVPETLVRYSDSIEVRQPDEDELTEKIVASMAAVNRRAFDKYRHAVRDAHAKSHGVLKGELSVYENLAEPLRQGVFRSPRRYPVMIRLSTAPGDLRDDRISSPRGMAVKLLGVEGAKLLAGHESETTQDFLLVNMPVIPFGEVSTYWKMQQILEKHAEDPDLVKRLTGALARGANEALKLLGRPNSTLDGLSPANHHILGETFYSMAAIRYGDYVAKLCAAPLSEGVRALTGQEVDADENPSVLRDLVVDFFRMQSAEYEVRVQLCTDLEQMPVEDASIAWPESLSPYLAVGKITIPAQDAYSPVRRVYGDDRLSFNPWHCIAEHRPLGSIMRVRVKAYETSTRFRHAMNVQPVEEPRDISEMPD, encoded by the coding sequence ATGGTGCCTGAAACTCTGGTTCGCTATTCCGACTCAATCGAAGTTCGCCAGCCGGACGAAGACGAACTGACTGAGAAGATCGTAGCCTCAATGGCGGCCGTCAATCGACGTGCTTTCGACAAGTACCGGCACGCGGTTCGCGACGCACACGCGAAGAGCCATGGGGTGCTGAAGGGGGAGTTGAGTGTGTATGAGAACTTGGCTGAGCCGCTGCGGCAGGGTGTCTTTCGCTCGCCACGCCGCTACCCGGTGATGATTCGTCTATCGACTGCGCCAGGAGATCTGCGGGATGATCGAATCTCGTCGCCTCGTGGGATGGCAGTGAAGCTTTTGGGCGTGGAGGGGGCGAAGCTCTTGGCGGGACACGAGTCGGAAACGACACAGGACTTTCTGCTGGTCAACATGCCGGTGATCCCGTTTGGCGAGGTCAGCACCTATTGGAAGATGCAGCAGATTCTCGAGAAGCATGCCGAGGATCCTGATCTTGTCAAGCGCCTGACGGGAGCGCTGGCGCGCGGTGCGAATGAGGCGTTGAAGTTGCTGGGGCGGCCGAACTCCACTCTCGATGGCCTGAGCCCAGCGAATCATCATATTCTTGGCGAGACCTTCTACAGCATGGCGGCGATTCGCTATGGAGACTATGTGGCCAAGCTCTGCGCCGCGCCGTTGTCGGAGGGTGTTCGTGCGTTAACGGGGCAGGAGGTGGATGCAGATGAAAATCCTTCTGTTCTGCGCGATCTGGTTGTCGACTTCTTTCGCATGCAAAGTGCTGAGTATGAGGTTCGAGTGCAGCTTTGTACGGATCTGGAGCAGATGCCGGTTGAGGATGCTTCGATTGCGTGGCCGGAATCGCTGTCGCCTTATCTCGCGGTGGGGAAGATCACGATTCCGGCCCAGGACGCCTATAGTCCCGTCCGCCGCGTGTATGGAGATGACCGCCTGAGCTTCAATCCCTGGCACTGCATTGCCGAGCACCGGCCACTTGGTTCGATCATGCGGGTGCGCGTCAAAGCCTATGAGACTTCGACGCGCTTCCGGCATGCGATGAATGTACAGCCTGTTGAGGAACCGCGCGACATCAGTGAGATGCCGGACTGA
- a CDS encoding efflux transporter outer membrane subunit yields the protein MRHKALSLALLGFELSCTMGPKYQRPSVPAPPAFRDTAVATPSPESLGDAKWWTVFEDEELQKLIRTALAQNYDVRIAASRIVQAQAQLGITRADQFPSISGTGGANRQRNPSNPVFPAFEANMSQLGLSSVWQLDFWGRYRRATEASRATLAASEWGRKAVLGTLVSNVATAYFQLRELDLELEISRRTLAARNESLTLTRTMESGGAISLLDVAQAEKLVELAARKVPDLERRITQQENLIQILLGENPGPVARGKALAAQVIPPAIPEGLPSQLLERRPDIRQAELQLVAANANVGVAKAMYFPQLSLTGTAGFQAYSLTGLFDSKVYNIGAAMTQPIFDFGRIRNNVRLTEAQKEEILLTYLQNVQQAFREVSDALIAIRKNREYRERQQALTLAAQSAAKLSELRYRGGASSYLEVLTSETDLLDAEIDLAQAQLNERLAIVQIYNALGGGWQQ from the coding sequence ATGAGGCATAAAGCACTGAGTCTCGCTCTGCTCGGCTTTGAGCTAAGTTGCACCATGGGGCCTAAGTACCAGCGCCCCAGCGTCCCTGCCCCACCTGCGTTCCGCGATACAGCAGTGGCAACGCCAAGCCCGGAATCCTTAGGCGATGCCAAATGGTGGACGGTGTTTGAAGATGAGGAATTACAAAAGCTCATCCGCACCGCGCTCGCTCAAAACTATGACGTCCGCATTGCCGCCTCCCGCATTGTCCAGGCACAAGCGCAGCTAGGCATCACGCGCGCCGACCAGTTTCCCAGCATTAGTGGCACCGGTGGCGCCAACCGCCAGCGCAACCCCAGTAACCCCGTCTTCCCGGCCTTTGAAGCCAACATGAGTCAGTTGGGCCTATCCTCCGTCTGGCAATTGGACTTCTGGGGCCGCTACCGCCGTGCCACCGAAGCTTCGCGGGCCACCTTGGCTGCAAGCGAATGGGGCCGTAAAGCCGTACTTGGAACTCTCGTTTCTAACGTTGCAACAGCTTACTTCCAGTTGCGCGAATTGGATTTGGAACTGGAGATCTCACGCCGCACTCTCGCAGCCCGCAACGAGTCTCTCACGCTTACCCGCACCATGGAGAGCGGTGGGGCGATATCACTCCTCGATGTCGCGCAAGCCGAGAAGTTAGTGGAGTTAGCTGCACGAAAGGTTCCCGATCTTGAAAGGAGAATTACCCAACAAGAGAACTTGATTCAGATCTTATTGGGTGAGAATCCAGGGCCCGTCGCACGCGGCAAGGCACTGGCCGCTCAGGTCATTCCGCCCGCGATTCCCGAAGGGCTTCCGTCGCAGTTACTGGAGCGCCGTCCCGACATCCGCCAGGCTGAACTCCAACTCGTTGCGGCCAACGCCAACGTTGGCGTAGCCAAGGCGATGTACTTCCCGCAGCTCAGCCTCACCGGCACAGCGGGCTTTCAGGCCTATTCCCTGACAGGTCTTTTCGATTCGAAGGTCTATAACATCGGCGCCGCCATGACGCAGCCGATTTTCGACTTCGGCAGGATCCGGAACAACGTTCGCCTGACAGAAGCACAGAAAGAAGAGATCTTGCTGACTTACTTACAAAATGTACAGCAGGCTTTTCGCGAAGTATCCGACGCGTTGATTGCCATTCGTAAGAACCGTGAATATCGCGAGCGCCAGCAAGCCCTGACGCTAGCCGCGCAATCGGCGGCCAAGCTCTCCGAGCTTCGCTATCGCGGCGGCGCCAGCAGCTACCTCGAAGTCCTGACCAGCGAGACAGATCTGCTCGATGCGGAAATCGACTTAGCCCAGGCACAACTCAATGAGCGTCTGGCGATCGTGCAAATCTACAACGCTCTTGGCGGTGGCTGGCAGCAGTAG
- a CDS encoding efflux RND transporter permease subunit, with product MSKFFIHRPIVAMVISIVMVIVGTVALLGLPTAQFPDIIPPEILVSAVYPGADAKTLEQSVTTPLEQQISGVDNMEYMSSTSANNGAASITVTFDIKTDPNIDQVLTQLRTSQAASQLPAEVNTSGLTVQKSLNSPLMFVSIYSSDNSLDDVFLSNYAYINLVDELTRVQGVARVQAFGGGQYAMRIWIKPDQLAKLGVTVPDIITAVQSQNRVNPAGRLGGRPAPKGQEFTYTVMAQGRFSSPEEFGGIIIRSNPDGSTLRLKDIARIEMGAQNYDTISRFNGKSTSGLAIYQLPGSNAVETAKNVTARLDELKKRFPKGLALDMTLDTTKVVTQGMKEITVTLLEALLLVVLVVYLFLQGWRATLIPLLAVPVSLIGTFMIFPMLGFSVNTLSLFGLVLAIGLVVDDAIVVVEAVEHHIEKGLSPKDASLKAMEEVSGPVIAIALILSAVFIPTAFIPGITGRLYQQFAVTIAISVIISAFNALSLSPALCALLLKPKKPSRGPLARFFDWFNRVFGIATNGYINMSGAMIRKSVLSLLFLGLVTVTGVGLGSRIPSSFLPNEDQGYLLVAMRLPDAASLERTDEAARKIEQRVMKIPGVASVFSVVGFDLLTGIQNTYNGIFWVTLKDWSERKAANEQFEVIQGNLAAAISTVPDAFAFPITPPAIPGVGSSGGFTFVLEDRSGGSAEEFGKNVFKFAAEAAKRKELVGVSPAFLPTVPQLYADVDREKAARQGVAISDVYNTLQTFMGGYLVNYFNRFGRQWQVYLAAEGEYRVKPEDIGQFYVQNSAKTMVPLSTLTRIEKRNGPEFNYRYNEYRATQIFGAAAPGFSSGQAMAALEEVFAQTMPSQMAFDYTGMSYQEKKAADGIPPSAIYAMSILFVFLILAAQYESWSLPFSVLLVTPVAVLGAYFALWMRGFENNVYAQIGLVMLIGMSAKNAILIVEFAKLEYEKGRPIAEAALTAARLRLRPILMTAFAFILGCVPLWTASGSGAISRRILGTVVIGGMLAATIIAIFLIPVTFVVVERFSALFSRKKSLAALESEGEPA from the coding sequence ATGTCAAAGTTTTTCATCCACCGCCCCATCGTGGCGATGGTGATCTCCATTGTGATGGTCATCGTCGGCACGGTCGCACTCCTCGGTCTCCCCACAGCGCAATTTCCTGACATCATTCCTCCAGAGATTCTCGTTAGTGCGGTCTATCCCGGCGCCGACGCAAAAACGCTGGAACAATCGGTCACAACGCCGCTCGAACAGCAAATCAGCGGCGTCGACAACATGGAGTACATGAGCTCCACCTCCGCCAACAATGGAGCAGCATCGATTACCGTAACCTTCGACATCAAGACCGATCCGAATATCGATCAAGTCTTAACCCAGTTACGCACCTCGCAAGCGGCTTCGCAGCTGCCGGCTGAAGTCAACACCTCTGGCCTCACAGTACAGAAGTCACTGAACTCACCACTGATGTTCGTGAGTATCTATTCGAGTGACAACTCTTTAGATGATGTCTTCTTGTCGAACTATGCCTACATCAACTTAGTCGACGAACTCACTCGCGTCCAGGGCGTCGCCCGTGTCCAGGCCTTCGGAGGCGGACAATATGCGATGCGCATCTGGATCAAGCCCGACCAGTTGGCCAAGCTCGGCGTCACGGTCCCCGATATCATCACCGCCGTCCAATCTCAAAACCGCGTCAACCCCGCCGGGCGCTTGGGCGGCCGTCCTGCACCAAAGGGACAAGAATTCACCTACACGGTCATGGCCCAAGGCCGCTTCAGTTCCCCAGAGGAGTTCGGCGGCATCATTATTCGCTCCAATCCGGACGGCTCAACGCTTCGTCTCAAAGACATCGCCCGCATCGAAATGGGCGCACAAAATTACGACACCATCAGCCGCTTCAACGGAAAGTCCACGTCAGGTCTGGCCATCTACCAGTTACCCGGTTCAAACGCCGTTGAAACAGCAAAGAATGTAACAGCACGCCTCGACGAATTAAAGAAGCGCTTCCCTAAAGGACTCGCGCTCGACATGACCTTGGACACCACCAAGGTCGTCACCCAAGGCATGAAGGAAATCACCGTAACATTGCTCGAAGCCTTGCTGCTCGTCGTACTGGTGGTTTATCTCTTCCTGCAAGGCTGGCGCGCCACCTTGATTCCGCTCCTTGCCGTTCCCGTGTCCTTGATCGGTACCTTCATGATCTTCCCCATGCTGGGCTTCTCGGTAAACACTCTGTCGCTCTTCGGCTTGGTGCTCGCCATCGGCCTCGTTGTAGACGACGCCATCGTCGTAGTGGAGGCGGTCGAACATCATATCGAGAAAGGCTTGTCTCCCAAAGATGCCTCGCTAAAGGCCATGGAGGAAGTATCTGGTCCGGTCATTGCGATCGCCCTGATTCTATCGGCGGTATTTATTCCGACCGCCTTTATCCCCGGCATCACAGGCCGCCTCTACCAGCAATTCGCCGTCACCATTGCGATCTCGGTCATCATCTCGGCCTTCAACGCCTTGTCGCTCAGCCCTGCGCTTTGCGCCCTGTTGCTGAAGCCGAAGAAGCCGTCGCGCGGCCCCTTGGCCCGCTTCTTCGATTGGTTCAATCGCGTCTTCGGCATCGCCACCAACGGCTATATCAACATGAGCGGCGCGATGATCCGCAAGTCGGTTCTCAGCCTGCTGTTCCTTGGCTTAGTTACGGTCACCGGCGTTGGTCTCGGCAGCCGGATCCCCAGTTCCTTCCTTCCGAATGAAGATCAAGGTTACTTACTCGTCGCCATGCGTCTTCCCGATGCAGCCTCCCTTGAGCGGACCGATGAAGCCGCACGCAAAATTGAACAGCGTGTCATGAAGATTCCTGGCGTTGCTAGCGTCTTCTCCGTCGTCGGTTTCGACTTACTCACCGGCATCCAAAATACTTATAATGGCATCTTCTGGGTGACGCTCAAAGACTGGAGCGAACGCAAGGCCGCGAACGAACAGTTCGAGGTGATCCAAGGCAACCTTGCAGCAGCCATCTCCACTGTACCCGACGCTTTTGCCTTCCCCATTACGCCTCCGGCCATTCCCGGCGTCGGCAGTTCCGGCGGCTTCACCTTCGTGCTGGAAGATCGTTCCGGCGGCAGCGCCGAGGAGTTCGGCAAGAACGTCTTCAAGTTTGCGGCAGAAGCGGCCAAACGCAAGGAACTGGTAGGCGTGAGCCCAGCCTTCCTGCCCACAGTGCCTCAGCTCTACGCGGACGTCGATCGAGAGAAGGCCGCGCGTCAAGGGGTCGCCATCAGCGACGTCTACAACACGCTCCAAACCTTCATGGGCGGCTACTTGGTCAATTACTTCAATCGCTTTGGCCGCCAATGGCAGGTCTATCTTGCAGCGGAAGGAGAGTATCGAGTCAAGCCAGAAGATATTGGCCAATTCTACGTACAGAACTCCGCCAAGACCATGGTTCCGCTCAGTACACTCACCCGGATCGAAAAGCGGAATGGTCCAGAGTTCAACTACCGCTATAACGAGTACCGCGCCACACAGATCTTCGGCGCCGCGGCTCCGGGCTTTAGTTCCGGACAAGCCATGGCTGCCTTGGAAGAAGTTTTCGCCCAAACGATGCCATCGCAAATGGCCTTCGACTACACCGGCATGTCTTATCAGGAAAAGAAAGCGGCCGACGGCATCCCGCCCTCCGCCATCTATGCCATGTCGATCTTATTTGTGTTCCTGATTCTGGCTGCTCAGTATGAAAGTTGGTCTTTGCCCTTTAGCGTGTTGTTAGTCACTCCAGTCGCCGTCCTGGGCGCTTATTTTGCACTCTGGATGCGCGGCTTTGAGAACAACGTCTACGCACAGATCGGTCTGGTCATGCTCATCGGAATGTCGGCAAAGAACGCAATTCTAATTGTCGAGTTCGCCAAGCTCGAATATGAGAAAGGTCGTCCGATTGCGGAAGCCGCACTCACTGCCGCACGGCTCCGTTTGCGCCCCATTCTAATGACGGCATTTGCCTTCATCCTAGGCTGCGTACCGCTCTGGACCGCCAGTGGCTCGGGTGCAATCTCCCGCCGTATCCTTGGCACCGTCGTCATCGGCGGCATGTTAGCAGCCACCATAATCGCTATTTTCTTGATTCCGGTAACCTTTGTGGTGGTCGAACGTTTCAGCGCGCTCTTCAGCCGGAAGAAATCCCTCGCCGCCTTAGAGAGTGAAGGAGAACCTGCATGA